In Streptomyces sp. NBC_01439, the following are encoded in one genomic region:
- a CDS encoding SPOR domain-containing protein, with product MNDSGALLPWLVIREDDNGNRYRVGRYATRAEAQKVADSLEDRGHKQLYWVERIGQTATMN from the coding sequence ATGAACGACAGCGGTGCCCTGCTTCCGTGGTTGGTCATACGCGAGGACGACAACGGCAACCGCTACCGGGTGGGTCGGTACGCCACCCGGGCCGAAGCCCAGAAGGTTGCCGACAGCCTCGAAGATCGAGGACACAAGCAGCTCTACTGGGTCGAGCGGATCGGTCAGACCGCCACGATGAACTGA
- a CDS encoding fumarate reductase/succinate dehydrogenase flavoprotein subunit: MAQVERQQWDVVVVGAGGAGLRAAIEARERGARTAVICKSLFGKAHTVMAEGGIAASMGNVNEGDNWQVHFRDTMRGGKFLNQWRMAELHAKEAPDRVWELETWGALFDRTPDGKISQRNFGGHEYPRLAHVGDRTGLELIRTLQQKIVALQQEDFKECGDYEARLKVFQECTVTRVLKDHGPKDGERVSGAFCYERESGRFFVLEAPAVVLATGGIGKSFKTTSNSWEYTGDGHALALLAGAPLLNMEFVQFHPTGMVWPPSVKGILVTESVRGDGGVLRNSEGKRFMFDYVPDVFKEKYAESEAEGDRWYEDPDHNRRPPELLPRDEVARAINSEVKAGRGSPHGGVFLDVSTRMPAERIKRRLPSMYHQFKELADVDITAEPMEVGPTCHYVMGGIAVDSESAATVGVPGLFAAGEVAGGMHGSNRLGGNSLSDLLVFGRRAGLHAAQYAAAAGRPAVAQSEVDAAATEALAPFHAAEGAENPYTLHQELQTTMNDLVGIIRRAGEMTEALEKLATLRVRASRAGVEGHRQFNPGWHLALDLRNMLLVSECVARAALERTESRGGHTREDCPSMERSWRPVNLLCRPVDPVPADPAADKIALERTRTEPIRPDLLALFEKEELVKYLAEEELYQ; this comes from the coding sequence ATGGCTCAAGTGGAACGGCAGCAGTGGGACGTGGTCGTGGTCGGCGCCGGGGGCGCCGGGCTGCGGGCCGCGATCGAGGCCCGTGAGCGCGGCGCCCGTACGGCCGTGATCTGCAAGTCCCTGTTCGGCAAGGCCCATACGGTGATGGCGGAGGGCGGGATCGCTGCCTCCATGGGCAACGTCAACGAGGGCGACAACTGGCAGGTGCACTTCCGCGACACCATGCGCGGGGGCAAGTTCCTCAACCAGTGGCGGATGGCGGAACTCCACGCGAAGGAGGCCCCCGACCGGGTCTGGGAGCTGGAGACCTGGGGCGCGCTCTTCGACCGGACGCCCGACGGGAAGATCTCCCAGCGCAACTTCGGCGGGCACGAGTACCCGCGCCTCGCGCACGTCGGCGACCGTACCGGCCTGGAACTGATCCGCACCCTCCAGCAGAAGATCGTCGCCCTCCAGCAGGAGGACTTCAAGGAGTGCGGGGACTACGAGGCCCGGCTCAAGGTCTTCCAGGAGTGCACGGTCACCAGGGTTCTGAAGGATCACGGTCCGAAGGACGGGGAGAGGGTCTCGGGGGCCTTCTGCTACGAGCGCGAGTCCGGCCGGTTCTTCGTGTTGGAGGCCCCGGCGGTCGTCCTGGCCACGGGCGGGATCGGCAAGTCCTTCAAGACCACCTCCAACTCCTGGGAGTACACGGGCGACGGCCACGCGCTGGCCCTGCTCGCGGGCGCGCCCCTGCTCAACATGGAGTTCGTGCAGTTCCACCCGACCGGCATGGTCTGGCCGCCGTCGGTCAAGGGCATCCTCGTCACCGAGTCCGTGCGCGGTGACGGCGGAGTGCTGCGCAACTCCGAGGGCAAGCGGTTCATGTTCGACTACGTCCCCGACGTCTTCAAGGAGAAGTACGCCGAGTCGGAGGCGGAGGGCGACCGCTGGTACGAGGACCCGGACCACAACCGGCGCCCGCCCGAGCTGCTGCCGCGCGACGAGGTGGCGCGGGCCATCAACTCCGAGGTGAAGGCGGGCCGCGGCTCACCGCACGGCGGGGTCTTCCTCGACGTGTCCACCCGGATGCCGGCCGAGCGGATCAAGCGGCGGCTGCCGTCGATGTACCACCAGTTCAAGGAGCTGGCGGACGTGGACATCACGGCGGAGCCGATGGAGGTGGGTCCGACCTGCCACTACGTGATGGGCGGGATCGCGGTCGACTCGGAGTCCGCCGCCACCGTCGGGGTGCCGGGGCTGTTCGCGGCGGGCGAGGTCGCGGGCGGGATGCACGGCTCGAACCGGCTCGGCGGCAACTCCCTCTCCGACCTGCTGGTCTTCGGACGGCGGGCCGGGCTGCACGCGGCGCAGTACGCCGCCGCCGCCGGACGCCCGGCGGTCGCCCAGTCGGAGGTCGACGCGGCGGCGACGGAGGCGCTGGCCCCCTTCCACGCCGCCGAGGGCGCGGAGAACCCGTACACGCTCCACCAGGAACTGCAGACGACGATGAACGACCTCGTCGGCATCATCCGGCGCGCGGGCGAGATGACCGAGGCGTTGGAGAAGCTCGCGACCCTGCGCGTACGGGCCTCCCGGGCCGGTGTCGAGGGGCACCGGCAGTTCAACCCCGGCTGGCACCTCGCCCTGGACCTGCGGAACATGCTGCTGGTCAGCGAGTGCGTGGCCCGCGCGGCCCTGGAGCGCACCGAGAGCCGGGGCGGGCACACCCGCGAGGACTGTCCGTCGATGGAGCGCAGCTGGCGCCCGGTGAACCTGCTGTGCCGGCCGGTCGACCCGGTGCCGGCGGATCCGGCCGCCGACAAGATCGCCCTCGAACGGACCCGTACCGAGCCCATCCGTCCCGACCTGCTCGCGCTCTTCGAGAAGGAAGAGCTGGTCAAGTACCTCGCCGAAGAGGAGCTGTACCAATGA
- a CDS encoding PspA/IM30 family protein, producing the protein MSKQTILGRVTQLAKANINALLDQAEDPQKMLDQLIRDYTNNISEAEQAVATTIGNLRMLEADHKEDVEAAAEWGGKALAASKKADELRASGATAEADTFDNLAKVALGRQIQSEKEATVAEPTIAAQTEVVDKLKSGLDAMRNKLTELQAKRDELVARAKTAQAQNTMLDAVKNIDVMDPTSDLARFEDKVRREEARALGRQELAASSLDTQFEALDDLGKTSEIEARLAALKSREAA; encoded by the coding sequence ATGAGCAAGCAGACCATCCTCGGCCGCGTCACCCAGCTCGCCAAGGCGAACATCAACGCGCTGCTGGACCAGGCGGAGGACCCGCAGAAGATGCTGGACCAGCTGATCCGCGACTACACGAACAACATCTCGGAGGCGGAACAGGCGGTCGCGACGACGATCGGCAACCTGCGGATGCTGGAGGCGGACCACAAGGAGGACGTGGAGGCGGCCGCCGAGTGGGGCGGCAAGGCCCTGGCGGCGAGCAAGAAGGCGGACGAGCTGCGGGCGTCGGGGGCGACGGCGGAGGCCGATACGTTCGACAACCTCGCGAAGGTGGCGCTGGGCCGGCAGATCCAGTCCGAGAAGGAGGCGACCGTGGCGGAGCCGACGATCGCCGCCCAGACGGAGGTCGTCGACAAGCTCAAGTCGGGCCTGGACGCGATGCGGAACAAGCTGACGGAGCTGCAGGCGAAGCGTGACGAGCTGGTGGCCCGGGCGAAGACGGCCCAGGCGCAGAACACGATGCTGGACGCGGTGAAGAACATCGACGTCATGGACCCGACGAGCGACCTGGCACGCTTCGAGGACAAGGTGCGGCGGGAGGAGGCGCGGGCGCTGGGCAGGCAGGAGCTCGCCGCGTCCTCCCTGGACACCCAGTTCGAAGCCCTGGACGACCTGGGCAAGACCTCGGAGATCGAGGCCCGGCTCGCCGCCCTCAAATCCCGCGAGGCCGCCTAG
- a CDS encoding succinate dehydrogenase/fumarate reductase iron-sulfur subunit, with the protein MSAYDASFRIWRGNAEGGELRDFTVEVHDGEVVLDIVHRLQATQASDLAVRWNCKAGKCGSCSAEVNGRPRLMCMTRMSTFERSETITVTPLRAFPIVRDLVTDVSFNYAKAREVPAFVPPEGVAPGAYRMQQIDVERSQEFRKCIECFLCQDTCHVVRDHEENKGAFAGPRFLMRVAELDMHPLDAAQGAGLDRKRTAQEEHGLGYCNITKCCTEVCPEGIKITDNALIPLKERAVDRKYDPLVWLGNKIARRSADPR; encoded by the coding sequence ATGAGTGCGTACGACGCGAGCTTCCGGATCTGGCGGGGCAACGCGGAGGGCGGGGAACTGCGGGACTTCACCGTCGAGGTGCACGACGGGGAGGTGGTCCTGGACATCGTCCACCGGCTCCAGGCCACCCAGGCCTCGGACCTGGCGGTGCGCTGGAACTGCAAGGCGGGCAAGTGCGGCTCGTGCAGTGCGGAGGTCAACGGCCGGCCGCGGCTGATGTGCATGACGCGCATGTCGACCTTCGAGCGGTCCGAGACGATCACCGTCACCCCGCTGCGCGCCTTCCCGATCGTCCGGGACCTGGTGACGGACGTGTCCTTCAACTACGCGAAGGCGCGGGAGGTCCCGGCCTTCGTACCGCCGGAGGGGGTGGCCCCGGGCGCGTACCGGATGCAGCAGATCGACGTGGAGCGCTCGCAGGAGTTCAGGAAGTGCATCGAGTGCTTCTTGTGCCAGGACACCTGTCACGTGGTGCGCGACCACGAGGAGAACAAGGGCGCCTTCGCCGGCCCGCGCTTCCTGATGCGGGTGGCGGAGCTGGACATGCACCCGCTGGACGCGGCGCAGGGGGCGGGCCTGGACCGCAAGCGCACCGCGCAGGAGGAGCACGGGCTCGGCTACTGCAACATCACCAAGTGCTGTACGGAGGTCTGCCCGGAGGGCATCAAGATCACCGACAATGCGCTGATCCCGCTGAAGGAGCGGGCGGTGGACCGCAAGTACGACCCGCTGGTGTGGCTGGGCAACAAGATCGCCCGCCGGTCCGCCGACCCCCGGTAG
- a CDS encoding TPM domain-containing protein, which yields MRVRETPHNLPIVIPPRSRPRRRRSVRAGLALAAGLLAISGWGAAGATPARAEDPVALSQQGQITDLVGALGDRQGAVTAALDELYADRKIQLFVVYVRDFSGRSAQSWADATAQRNGLGQNDVLLAVATGDRQYAYSADVDSGFTEQQLATVAQTAIEPALKQNDWAGAAIGAANGYNAVLGGQPVPVPTITPGPANPGGTGSGESGAGDFVLPVVAVGAAGALAAYAYTRRKRKDAAAGGRGTTTGPGWPEGAPDRLPLPELDATAKALLVETDDAVRTSTEELGFASAQFGEEAARPFVAAVAYAKDELTHAFRLRQQLDDAYPEDDATRRRMLDEIVARCTGANRRLDAESADFDRLRDLEKNAPQVLASVEERYLELTGRTTTAEATLTALARRYADSASAPVASNAEQAKDRLLFAATNLGLAHAAVDAGENGTAAVHVRSAEGAVDQAATLMDAVERRAQELAEAAGKLPGALTETDTDLADARGLLTGTAEGTSTADLRGRIGRAEAVLADVRQQEAAGRYDPIDALRRIEEADAALDEALAGARERESGRQRAVALLDQALLAARSSIGAATDYVTTTRGAVGSQARTRLAEAGRHLKRAVSVAAADPAGALAEAQRADGLARQAQQLAEQDVRAYQDPYAGRRHGGGQGGAVLGGIILGEILRGGRGGGFGGGFGGGGGGSGPGSFGGGGTRGRMGGGGRF from the coding sequence ATGCGGGTCCGGGAAACCCCCCATAACCTCCCAATTGTGATTCCGCCGAGAAGCAGGCCCCGCCGCAGGAGGTCCGTACGGGCCGGGCTCGCCCTGGCGGCCGGGCTGCTCGCGATCAGCGGCTGGGGTGCGGCCGGGGCGACGCCCGCGCGGGCCGAGGATCCCGTCGCCCTGTCCCAGCAGGGGCAGATCACCGACCTCGTGGGTGCCCTGGGCGACCGGCAGGGCGCCGTCACCGCCGCGCTCGACGAGCTGTACGCCGACCGGAAGATCCAGCTCTTCGTCGTCTACGTACGGGACTTCTCCGGCCGCTCCGCCCAGAGCTGGGCCGACGCCACCGCGCAGCGCAACGGCCTCGGCCAGAACGACGTCCTGCTGGCCGTGGCGACCGGGGACCGCCAGTACGCCTATTCGGCCGATGTCGACTCCGGTTTCACCGAGCAGCAGCTGGCCACGGTCGCGCAGACCGCCATCGAGCCCGCCCTGAAGCAGAACGACTGGGCGGGCGCCGCCATCGGCGCGGCCAACGGCTACAACGCCGTCCTCGGTGGTCAGCCGGTCCCGGTGCCCACCATCACCCCCGGCCCGGCGAACCCCGGCGGCACGGGGAGCGGCGAGAGCGGGGCCGGGGACTTCGTGCTCCCGGTGGTCGCCGTCGGCGCGGCCGGGGCGCTCGCCGCGTACGCGTACACCCGCCGCAAGCGCAAGGACGCGGCCGCCGGCGGGCGCGGTACGACGACCGGGCCGGGCTGGCCCGAAGGGGCGCCCGACCGGCTCCCGCTGCCGGAGCTGGACGCCACGGCCAAGGCCCTGCTGGTGGAGACCGACGACGCGGTCCGCACCAGCACCGAGGAACTCGGTTTCGCGTCCGCCCAGTTCGGCGAGGAGGCGGCCCGCCCGTTCGTCGCGGCCGTCGCGTACGCCAAGGACGAGCTGACGCACGCCTTCCGGCTGCGCCAGCAGCTCGACGACGCCTACCCGGAGGACGACGCGACCCGGCGCCGGATGCTGGACGAGATCGTCGCCCGGTGCACCGGGGCGAACCGGCGCCTCGACGCCGAGTCGGCGGACTTCGACCGGCTGCGGGACCTGGAGAAGAACGCCCCGCAGGTCCTGGCGTCCGTGGAGGAGCGCTACCTGGAGCTGACCGGACGCACCACCACCGCCGAGGCGACGCTGACCGCGCTGGCCCGGCGGTACGCGGATTCGGCGTCCGCGCCCGTCGCCTCCAACGCCGAACAGGCCAAGGACCGGCTGCTGTTCGCGGCGACCAACCTGGGCCTGGCCCACGCGGCCGTCGACGCCGGCGAGAACGGCACGGCGGCCGTGCACGTACGGTCCGCCGAGGGCGCGGTGGACCAGGCGGCCACCCTGATGGACGCGGTCGAGCGGCGGGCGCAGGAACTGGCGGAGGCGGCCGGGAAGCTGCCGGGCGCGCTGACCGAGACGGACACCGACCTCGCGGACGCCCGCGGGCTGCTCACCGGAACCGCGGAGGGCACCTCGACGGCGGACCTGCGCGGACGGATCGGCCGGGCGGAGGCCGTACTGGCCGACGTACGGCAGCAGGAGGCGGCCGGCCGGTACGACCCGATCGACGCCCTGCGCCGGATCGAGGAGGCCGACGCGGCCCTCGACGAGGCGCTGGCCGGGGCGCGGGAACGGGAATCGGGGCGGCAGCGGGCGGTGGCCCTGCTCGACCAGGCCCTGCTGGCGGCGCGCAGCTCGATCGGTGCGGCGACGGACTACGTCACCACCACCCGGGGCGCGGTGGGCAGCCAGGCCCGCACCCGGCTGGCGGAAGCGGGCCGGCACCTGAAGCGGGCGGTGTCGGTGGCGGCGGCCGACCCGGCGGGGGCGCTGGCGGAGGCCCAGCGGGCGGACGGGCTGGCGCGGCAGGCGCAGCAGCTGGCGGAGCAGGACGTACGGGCGTACCAGGACCCGTACGCGGGTCGGCGGCATGGCGGCGGCCAGGGCGGCGCGGTACTCGGCGGGATCATCCTCGGCGAGATCCTGCGGGGCGGCCGGGGCGGGGGCTTCGGCGGCGGTTTCGGGGGCGGCGGGGGCGGCAGCGGTCCCGGCTCCTTCGGCGGCGGCGGGACGCGCGGCCGCATGGGCGGCGGCGGCCGCTTCTGA
- a CDS encoding ATP-binding protein, whose protein sequence is MIGVIDTDGECAEWAFPAEPGAVRTARHAVRGTLHDWGLEAVGDVTVLLVSELVTNSLRYASGPIGVRLERRNPAAGGPAGGPALLVEVSDPLPDPPRERVADHDDEGGRGLHLVAASSQRWGTRHGKSGKTVWFELALPGE, encoded by the coding sequence GTGATCGGCGTGATCGACACAGACGGTGAGTGCGCCGAGTGGGCCTTTCCCGCCGAGCCCGGTGCCGTCCGCACCGCCCGCCACGCCGTCCGCGGCACCTTGCACGACTGGGGCCTGGAGGCCGTGGGCGATGTGACCGTCCTGCTGGTCAGCGAGCTCGTCACCAATTCCCTCCGGTACGCCTCCGGCCCCATCGGAGTCCGCTTGGAACGGCGCAATCCAGCCGCCGGCGGCCCCGCGGGCGGCCCCGCACTGCTCGTGGAGGTTTCGGATCCGCTTCCGGATCCACCCCGCGAACGGGTCGCCGACCACGACGACGAGGGGGGCCGTGGCCTGCACCTCGTCGCCGCCTCCTCGCAGCGCTGGGGGACCCGGCACGGGAAATCGGGCAAGACTGTGTGGTTCGAATTGGCTCTTCCTGGTGAGTAA
- a CDS encoding SpoIIE family protein phosphatase, translated as MPAQAHQTDVPRETWHDALWHSSPPGSIYDYIKVASFSIGPDGLIDQWSLRAEELFGLGASQVVGRDPVDAFMPPELRPDAHRKVAEILDGKEWTGLIPFRIPGGNGAHGVAEIYVMPTQTETSERAALCVVVDVRALRRIESDLAASQAIFGQSPFGFLLFGTDLTVQRANRRFATVFGGAVEEHRGRTVHDYLPAHEADRMTEALRRVLDTGDSVTDLRITGATPRSRENRHWSINLYRVHGGSGRPIGVAGIGTDVTRRHLAAREAAGVRRNLALLNEAGHRIGNSLDLETTARELLDVTVPGFCDLAAVDLYQGLLLGDDDRPARPQGPGVPSLPGQGPARTPSAALRRVAFASAVSDAPLSGPGALVSVGDVHRYPAASPGALALRTARPRLIEGGGPEDLVQSTLVVPMVAHDTVVGLAQFSRTKGSEPFGERDRAVAGELAARAAVCIDNARLYRREHERALILQRSLLPPGDPEAAGLDIACRYLPGNAATEVGGDWFDVIELPGHRTALVVGDVMGRGLRAAVAMGELRTAVRTLALLDLEPAEVLTALDEIARGLGAPGGSQQASRAALHSRDADRSEVYLATCVYAVYDPVTRRCTIANAGHMPPVLVEPPDEAGVPRPALLLEVPPGMPLGVGGEPFEEVEVDLPEGALLALYTDGLVESRDHPLEEGLRGLRAALADPVRPLEDVCDHVLNTLDTRHGEDDIALLMARVQGLPLDAVGDWQLPREARSVGRARELARAKLPAWGLEGLLDTTELLVSELVTNALRYGEGEIRLRLLLDRTLVCEVWDANLVQPRRRRARDTDEGGRGLQLVGLLSAGWGTRRTHRGKTVWFELPLPGAASEAVTELSAEQLLSMYG; from the coding sequence ATACCTGCGCAGGCACATCAGACCGACGTGCCGCGAGAGACATGGCACGACGCCCTGTGGCACAGCAGTCCGCCTGGCTCGATATATGACTACATAAAGGTTGCATCCTTCTCGATCGGACCCGACGGGCTCATCGATCAGTGGAGCCTGCGCGCCGAGGAACTGTTCGGGCTGGGCGCCTCCCAGGTCGTGGGCCGCGACCCGGTCGACGCCTTCATGCCGCCCGAGCTGCGTCCTGACGCGCACCGCAAGGTCGCCGAGATCCTCGACGGCAAGGAATGGACGGGCCTGATCCCCTTCCGGATCCCGGGCGGCAACGGCGCGCACGGCGTGGCCGAGATCTATGTGATGCCCACCCAGACCGAGACCTCCGAGCGGGCCGCGCTGTGTGTCGTCGTCGACGTACGCGCGCTGCGCCGGATCGAATCCGACCTCGCGGCGTCACAAGCGATATTCGGCCAATCCCCCTTCGGGTTCCTGCTCTTCGGCACCGACCTCACCGTGCAGCGGGCCAACCGCCGCTTCGCCACCGTCTTCGGGGGCGCCGTCGAGGAGCACCGCGGCCGGACCGTGCACGACTACTTGCCGGCGCACGAGGCCGACCGGATGACCGAAGCCCTGCGCCGGGTACTGGACACCGGGGACTCGGTCACCGATCTGCGGATCACCGGCGCCACCCCGCGCAGCCGGGAGAACCGCCACTGGTCCATCAACCTCTACCGCGTCCACGGCGGCAGCGGCCGCCCCATCGGTGTCGCCGGGATCGGCACCGACGTCACCCGTCGCCACCTCGCCGCCCGCGAGGCCGCCGGGGTCCGGCGCAATCTGGCCCTCCTCAACGAGGCCGGGCACCGCATCGGCAACTCCCTCGACCTGGAGACCACCGCCCGCGAACTCCTCGACGTCACCGTCCCCGGCTTCTGCGACCTGGCCGCCGTCGACCTCTACCAGGGCCTGCTGCTCGGCGACGACGACCGGCCGGCCCGGCCGCAGGGCCCGGGCGTGCCCAGCCTGCCCGGCCAGGGCCCGGCGCGGACGCCCTCGGCCGCCCTGCGCCGGGTGGCCTTCGCCTCCGCCGTCTCCGACGCCCCGCTGTCGGGACCCGGCGCCCTGGTCTCCGTCGGCGACGTCCACCGCTACCCGGCCGCGTCGCCGGGCGCGCTGGCCCTGCGTACGGCGCGACCGCGGCTGATCGAGGGCGGCGGACCGGAAGACCTCGTCCAGTCCACACTGGTCGTGCCGATGGTCGCCCACGACACGGTCGTCGGGCTCGCGCAGTTCTCCCGCACCAAGGGCAGCGAACCCTTCGGCGAACGGGACCGGGCGGTGGCCGGCGAACTGGCCGCACGGGCCGCCGTGTGCATCGACAACGCCCGCCTCTACCGGCGCGAGCACGAGCGGGCGCTGATCCTGCAGCGCAGCCTGCTGCCCCCCGGTGACCCGGAGGCGGCCGGCCTCGACATCGCCTGCCGGTACTTGCCCGGCAACGCGGCCACCGAGGTCGGCGGGGACTGGTTCGACGTCATCGAGCTCCCCGGGCACCGCACCGCGCTGGTCGTCGGCGACGTCATGGGCCGCGGCCTTCGGGCCGCCGTGGCCATGGGAGAACTGCGGACCGCCGTACGGACCCTCGCCCTGCTGGACCTCGAACCGGCGGAGGTACTGACCGCGCTCGACGAGATCGCCCGCGGCCTCGGCGCCCCCGGCGGCTCCCAACAGGCCTCCCGGGCGGCCCTGCACTCGCGGGACGCGGACCGCTCCGAGGTGTACCTGGCCACCTGCGTGTACGCGGTCTACGACCCGGTGACGCGGCGCTGCACGATCGCCAACGCGGGCCACATGCCGCCCGTACTGGTCGAACCCCCGGACGAGGCCGGCGTCCCGCGGCCCGCACTGCTCCTGGAGGTGCCGCCCGGGATGCCGCTGGGCGTGGGCGGCGAACCCTTCGAGGAGGTCGAGGTCGACCTGCCGGAGGGCGCCCTGTTGGCCCTCTACACGGACGGGCTCGTGGAATCCCGCGACCATCCCCTGGAAGAAGGGCTGCGCGGACTGCGAGCGGCCCTCGCCGATCCGGTCCGGCCGCTGGAGGACGTCTGCGACCACGTGCTGAACACCCTCGACACCCGGCACGGCGAGGACGACATCGCCCTGCTCATGGCACGGGTGCAGGGCCTGCCGCTGGACGCGGTCGGCGACTGGCAACTGCCCCGCGAGGCCCGCTCGGTGGGCCGGGCCCGCGAACTGGCCCGGGCCAAACTCCCGGCCTGGGGCCTGGAGGGCCTGCTGGACACGACCGAACTGCTGGTCAGCGAACTGGTCACCAACGCCCTGCGGTACGGGGAGGGCGAGATCCGGCTGCGACTGCTGCTGGACCGCACGCTGGTCTGCGAGGTCTGGGACGCGAACCTGGTCCAGCCCCGCCGCCGGCGCGCCCGCGACACCGACGAGGGCGGCCGCGGCCTCCAGCTGGTCGGCCTGCTGTCGGCGGGCTGGGGCACGCGCCGCACCCACCGCGGCAAGACGGTCTGGTTCGAACTCCCGCTGCCCGGCGCGGCGTCGGAGGCCGTCACCGAACTGTCGGCGGAGCAGCTGCTGAGCATGTACGGATAA
- a CDS encoding (deoxy)nucleoside triphosphate pyrophosphohydrolase has translation MTVRVVVGGALCHEGRLLAARRSAPPELAGRWELPGGKAEPGESVPDALVRELREELGVEAEPLERIPGEWPLRPGLVLHVWTARLLSGVPAPLEDHDELRWLGPEELESVDWLDQDRPAVAEAGRRLRHGAGGGA, from the coding sequence ATGACGGTACGAGTGGTCGTGGGCGGAGCCCTTTGTCATGAGGGGCGCCTACTGGCCGCCCGCCGCAGCGCACCGCCCGAGCTCGCCGGCCGCTGGGAGCTGCCGGGCGGGAAGGCCGAACCGGGTGAGTCCGTCCCCGACGCGCTGGTGCGCGAACTGCGCGAGGAGCTCGGCGTGGAGGCCGAGCCGCTGGAGCGGATCCCGGGCGAGTGGCCGCTGCGTCCCGGGCTCGTCCTGCACGTGTGGACGGCCCGGCTGCTCTCCGGAGTGCCCGCCCCGCTGGAGGACCACGACGAGCTGCGCTGGCTCGGGCCGGAGGAGCTGGAATCGGTGGACTGGCTGGACCAGGACCGGCCCGCGGTGGCCGAGGCCGGACGCAGGCTGCGCCACGGCGCCGGCGGGGGCGCGTGA
- a CDS encoding GntR family transcriptional regulator yields MTFGEQPAYLRVAGDLRRKIVDGSLPPHARLPSQARIREEYGVSDTVALEARKVLMAEGLVEGRSGSGTYVREQPVPRRVARAGYRTGGASTPFRQEQADAEARGTWESSSEQTGAPAEIAKRLGIEPGERVMRTRYVFRDAGETMMLSTSWEPLAVTGRTPVMLPEEGPLGGSGVVDRMAAIDVVVDNVVEEVGARPGLAEEILLLGGVPGHVVLVIGRTYYASGRAVETADVVVPADRYRLAYHLPVR; encoded by the coding sequence GTGACTTTCGGTGAGCAGCCGGCCTATCTGCGCGTGGCCGGGGATCTGCGACGGAAGATCGTCGACGGTTCTCTGCCCCCGCACGCCCGGCTCCCCTCTCAGGCACGCATCCGCGAGGAGTACGGGGTCTCCGACACCGTGGCCCTGGAGGCGCGCAAGGTCCTCATGGCGGAGGGGCTGGTCGAGGGCCGGTCCGGATCCGGCACGTACGTGCGGGAGCAGCCGGTCCCGCGGCGGGTCGCCCGCGCCGGCTACCGCACGGGCGGTGCCTCGACGCCGTTCCGGCAGGAGCAGGCCGACGCCGAGGCGCGCGGCACGTGGGAGTCGAGCAGCGAGCAGACGGGCGCGCCCGCGGAGATCGCGAAGCGGCTCGGCATCGAGCCGGGCGAGCGCGTGATGCGCACGCGGTACGTCTTCCGCGACGCGGGCGAGACGATGATGCTGTCGACCTCATGGGAGCCGCTGGCCGTGACCGGCCGGACCCCCGTGATGCTGCCGGAGGAAGGGCCGCTGGGCGGCTCCGGGGTGGTCGACCGGATGGCCGCGATCGACGTCGTCGTGGACAACGTGGTCGAGGAGGTCGGCGCACGGCCCGGTCTGGCGGAGGAGATCCTGCTCCTCGGCGGGGTGCCGGGACACGTGGTGCTGGTGATCGGCCGCACCTACTACGCCTCCGGCCGCGCCGTGGAGACGGCCGACGTGGTGGTCCCGGCGGACCGGTACCGCCTGGCGTACCACCTCCCGGTGCGGTAG